The nucleotide sequence CAAAATCGCATTCACCATACCGTGCGGAATATGGAAATGGGCGCCAAGCGGTATAGCCAAAGCATGTGCAAGGCCGAGCCGGGTCGGATTGAAGGCCATCGCCGCTATCAGGCTGGCCAACAGCATATCGTAACGCGCCTGCACATTCTCCCCTTGCACGACAGCAGTGCGCAGGCTCGCGGCAATCATCTTCATGGCTTGCATGGACAACGCTTCCGAAATCGGCTGCGTTGCTTTATTGACATAGGATTCAAGGGCATGCGTTAATGCATCCATCCCCGTCGCTGCCGTAATTGATGCCGGCAATGTCAACGTAAGTTCCGGATCGCAAACCGCGATGTCAGGGCAATTATAGGCGCTGCCCACGCTCAGCTTCACCTTCGCCGACTTGTCAGACAGAACGGACCAGATTGTAATCTCGCTTCCGGTTCCCGCTGTAGTCGGTACAGCGATAACAGGCGCTCCTTTGCGCGGGACCCGGTTGATGCCAACATAATCGCGAATATGCCCCTTATTCGTCATCATCAATCCAATCGCCTTCGCCGTATCCAGCGCGCTGCCTCCGCCCAGTCCGACTACGATGTCGCATCCTTCGGATGCCGCAACATCTCGTCCTCGCATGACGCCTTCAATATCGGGATCTGGCTCAATATCGTTGTAGATGATGAATGGCAGATTGTCGCGCATCAGCACGGCCGTCAATTTATCGGTCACTCCTGCTTTCTGCACACCGGGATCGCTGACCAGCAGCACTTTGGTTCCGCCCAGCGCACGAACATGCTCGGCAAGCTGGCGAATGGCACCGTTTCCAAACTCAATTGCAGTGGGCAGCTCATAACGAAATATTCGGTTTAGCAGCATGTTGATCCCTCTTTTCCCCTGTGATTGGAACTAGCAATCATTCAATGATCGCATCGGACAAGTTCAGGTCAAACCGTTCTCCCCAGACTCTCAGTTCATCCTCGACCTTTGCCGGCAAAGCAATACCCTCGCGCATGCGGGCTAATGTGCAGCGATGCTCCAACTCTCCTGGAATCAAAATCTCCGGAACTCCCGGAGCGGTCGGTTCTGCTTTCATTTCATCCAGATACAAATCCATACGCGCTTTGAACCGTTCAAGCGGCATGAATCTGGGGATATCCAGCGCGATGAAGAAATGGCCGACATTTTGCGGGTCTTCCCAATTTTCATACATGTTGTTCACGTATCTCCCGAAACCGGCACCTGTTAGGACTCCGCTCATAATATCGATAAACATGGAAATGGCATACCCCTTCGCTCCGCCCAGCGGCAGCACGGAGCCCTCCAAAGCCGCATGCGCGTCCGTCGTCGGATTTCCATATTTATCTATAGCCCATCCAGCGGGAATGGGTTCTCCTTTCTGAGCAGCAGAAATAATCTTTCCGCGGGCCACAACGCTGGTTGCCATATCCAGAATAAAAGGCGGATGCGTGCCGGCCGGCACGCCTACGGAGAAAGGATTCGTCCCGATAAATGGACGGATTCCTCCTGTAGGCGGCATCGTCTGGGAAGCGTTGGACAGGATCAGCATGATTTGGTTCTGCCGCACCGCTTTCAACAAATAATACGCGCAAGTTCCGAAGTGATTCGAGCCTTTGACTCCTACCACGCCGCAGCCATATTTCCGGGAAGTTTCCATGGCCATAGCCAATGCCTTGCAGCCAACTACAGCGCCAAAATGATTTGCGCCGTCCAGTATCCGAATCGCGCCATCTTCTGTATAGGGCATGATTCCGCCGGTCTGGACCATTCCCGCTTCCAATCTGCGCAAATAAATGTCTGCACGTACGACACCGTGTGAATCGACGCCTCTTAGATCAGCTTGGACCAATGAC is from Xylanibacillus composti and encodes:
- a CDS encoding Ldh family oxidoreductase, which translates into the protein MTQKFHYQRLEHFCARMFERAGVPMEEAKLVAESLVQADLRGVDSHGVVRADIYLRRLEAGMVQTGGIMPYTEDGAIRILDGANHFGAVVGCKALAMAMETSRKYGCGVVGVKGSNHFGTCAYYLLKAVRQNQIMLILSNASQTMPPTGGIRPFIGTNPFSVGVPAGTHPPFILDMATSVVARGKIISAAQKGEPIPAGWAIDKYGNPTTDAHAALEGSVLPLGGAKGYAISMFIDIMSGVLTGAGFGRYVNNMYENWEDPQNVGHFFIALDIPRFMPLERFKARMDLYLDEMKAEPTAPGVPEILIPGELEHRCTLARMREGIALPAKVEDELRVWGERFDLNLSDAIIE
- a CDS encoding iron-containing alcohol dehydrogenase produces the protein MLLNRIFRYELPTAIEFGNGAIRQLAEHVRALGGTKVLLVSDPGVQKAGVTDKLTAVLMRDNLPFIIYNDIEPDPDIEGVMRGRDVAASEGCDIVVGLGGGSALDTAKAIGLMMTNKGHIRDYVGINRVPRKGAPVIAVPTTAGTGSEITIWSVLSDKSAKVKLSVGSAYNCPDIAVCDPELTLTLPASITAATGMDALTHALESYVNKATQPISEALSMQAMKMIAASLRTAVVQGENVQARYDMLLASLIAAMAFNPTRLGLAHALAIPLGAHFHIPHGMVNAILLPEVMAYNLIGNLEKYKEIARIFGTPVEGLSLRDAAKCSVTAIKQLKEDVGIQNKLSDYGVTEEALQQIAEEAMISGNVPVNPRKPSLEDLKQICRNAM